CCAGTACCAGGTCCAAGGATGGGTAGCCAACCGCTTTTATTACCATACCTGTATCCCTCTCAAGGATGCCGCTATCCTAGCCAACTGCTCCCAGCGATCAGTGCGGCGCCAATGGGTACAGCGAATCCTGGATCATGACGGTTACGGCGAAGACGTAGGTGGCATCGAAGCCTGGCTTCAGCTAGGCGAAGCCGTGGGCTTAAGCCGGGAAACGCTGGAATCCCAGCAACAGGTTCTGCCCGGAGTACGCTTTGCCGTTGACGCTTATGTCAACTTTGCCCGCCATGCTACCTGGCAGGAAGCTGTCTGCTCTTCTCTTACGGAGCTCTTTGCCCCTTCGCTCCATCAACAACGATTAGACAACTGGCCTCGCTATTACCCTTGGATTAAAGCGGAAGGCTACCATTATTTTCGCAAGCGCCTCAACGAAGCCCGACGGG
This sequence is a window from Nitrosococcus oceani ATCC 19707. Protein-coding genes within it:
- the pqqC gene encoding pyrroloquinoline-quinone synthase PqqC, with the protein product MAGKKPWSREEFEQKLQEKECFYHIHHPFQVLMNNGKLNQYQVQGWVANRFYYHTCIPLKDAAILANCSQRSVRRQWVQRILDHDGYGEDVGGIEAWLQLGEAVGLSRETLESQQQVLPGVRFAVDAYVNFARHATWQEAVCSSLTELFAPSLHQQRLDNWPRYYPWIKAEGYHYFRKRLNEARRDVRHGLEATLDYFQSRTQQEQALAILQFKLDVLWTLLDALWMAYIENRPPYHTEL